The following proteins are co-located in the Candidatus Paceibacterota bacterium genome:
- a CDS encoding helix-turn-helix domain-containing protein, with protein sequence MEKLLSADALRRNGGNHRETARELGINPGTVLREVKVLKPARSG encoded by the coding sequence ATGGAAAAGCTGCTCAGCGCGGATGCGCTGCGTCGAAACGGCGGGAACCATCGAGAGACGGCAAGGGAGTTGGGCATCAACCCGGGCACGGTCTTGCGGGAGGTGAAAGTCTTGAAGCCGGCCAGGAGCGGTTGA
- the nikR gene encoding nickel-responsive transcriptional regulator NikR, translating into MKTAKTDGVVRFTVSVPRDLATQLDQMTREKGYDNRSLAVADMIRAGLVEHRQNLGKREIAGTITLLYDHHKQHVQAALTDIQHDHHELIISTLHVHLDHHNCLEVLVVRGQAVLVKKIADELIAAKGVKHGKLTVTSTGKDLPT; encoded by the coding sequence ATGAAAACCGCCAAAACCGACGGCGTGGTCCGCTTCACCGTCTCCGTTCCACGCGACCTGGCCACGCAGCTCGACCAAATGACCCGCGAGAAGGGCTACGATAATCGCTCACTCGCCGTCGCCGACATGATCCGCGCTGGCCTGGTGGAGCACCGGCAAAACCTTGGCAAACGCGAGATCGCCGGCACCATCACGCTCCTCTACGACCACCACAAGCAACACGTCCAGGCCGCCCTGACCGATATCCAACACGACCACCACGAGCTGATTATCTCCACCCTCCACGTCCACCTCGACCACCACAACTGCCTGGAGGTCCTCGTCGTCCGCGGGCAGGCAGTGCTGGTCAAGAAGATCGCCGATGAGCTTATCGCCGCCAAAGGTGTCAAGCACGGCAAACTCACCGTCACCTCCACCGGCAAAGACCTGCCTACCTAA
- a CDS encoding glycerophosphodiester phosphodiesterase family protein, translating into MRRKTLWGLAALLLVGAADVSAGAPDGFLHNGVTAHRGNSSEFPENTIPAFQSGIHLGADWIELDVHRTRDGQLAVSHDRTTGRVGDQDLVVPECSYAELRAVDVAASFRRERGKTLDQCPKHTMPLLEEVLRLVMTQNRTRLSIQPKMDCVADAVKLVRRLGAENWVGFNDSTLDYMVGAKKLLPAVPVFYDRHQTNLLEDIRVARQHGFQALVLHHTLINEARVRLIHAAGLEAGAWTVNDEAEMNHLLNLGVDRVYTDYPGRVLALKRQRARYQSASCEGTYPRHLQGICLDGKGAIYWSFTDALVKTDAVGKVLKKVAVANHHGDLCYHDGKLYVTVNLGKFNEPPGKADSWVYVYAVGNLTELARHRVPEVVHGAGGIGWHAGRFMVVGGLPPGANENPVHEYDPNIRYVRTHIIRSGYTLMGIQTAEFSNGYWWFGCYGNPRILLKTDDSFRLVGRYEVDCAFGLAGLPNGRFLIGRGANDARKAYVGHVVLARADEIKGLVVEDAERSAGR; encoded by the coding sequence ATGAGGCGAAAGACCTTGTGGGGGCTTGCGGCCCTGCTGTTGGTCGGCGCGGCGGACGTGTCTGCCGGCGCGCCGGACGGGTTTCTGCACAACGGCGTCACCGCCCACCGCGGCAACTCGAGCGAGTTCCCGGAAAACACCATCCCGGCTTTCCAGAGCGGGATTCATCTGGGCGCGGATTGGATTGAATTAGATGTGCACCGCACACGGGACGGTCAACTGGCGGTCAGCCATGACCGAACCACCGGCCGCGTCGGCGACCAGGATCTGGTCGTGCCCGAATGCAGCTACGCAGAGCTGCGGGCGGTGGATGTGGCGGCCAGTTTCCGGCGCGAGCGCGGCAAGACCCTCGATCAATGTCCGAAGCATACCATGCCACTGCTGGAAGAGGTGCTCCGGTTGGTCATGACTCAGAACCGAACTCGGCTCTCGATTCAGCCCAAGATGGACTGCGTGGCTGACGCGGTGAAGCTGGTGCGGCGGCTGGGGGCTGAGAATTGGGTCGGCTTCAATGACAGCACCCTCGACTATATGGTCGGGGCGAAGAAGTTGCTGCCTGCCGTCCCGGTTTTTTACGACCGGCACCAGACGAACCTGCTGGAGGATATTCGTGTGGCCCGGCAGCATGGATTCCAGGCCCTGGTGCTGCACCACACGCTGATCAACGAAGCGCGGGTCCGGCTGATTCACGCGGCGGGACTGGAGGCGGGCGCCTGGACGGTGAACGATGAAGCCGAGATGAACCACCTGCTGAACCTTGGGGTGGACCGCGTTTACACGGACTACCCGGGGCGGGTGCTCGCTCTGAAGCGGCAGCGCGCCCGCTACCAATCGGCATCCTGCGAGGGAACCTACCCCAGACACCTCCAGGGGATCTGCCTGGACGGCAAAGGCGCCATCTACTGGTCATTCACCGACGCACTCGTGAAGACGGATGCGGTCGGGAAGGTGCTGAAGAAGGTGGCCGTGGCCAACCACCACGGCGACCTTTGTTACCACGACGGCAAGCTGTACGTGACGGTCAACCTCGGCAAGTTCAACGAGCCGCCGGGAAAAGCCGATTCGTGGGTTTATGTGTATGCCGTCGGCAACCTCACCGAACTGGCCCGCCACCGGGTGCCCGAGGTGGTGCATGGCGCGGGCGGCATTGGCTGGCACGCCGGCCGCTTTATGGTCGTGGGCGGCCTGCCACCCGGCGCCAACGAGAACCCCGTTCACGAGTACGACCCGAACATCCGGTACGTTCGGACGCACATCATCCGGAGCGGCTACACGCTGATGGGCATCCAGACAGCGGAATTCAGCAACGGCTATTGGTGGTTCGGCTGCTACGGGAATCCCCGGATTCTGCTTAAGACGGACGACTCGTTTCGCCTCGTCGGGCGGTATGAGGTTGACTGTGCCTTCGGGCTCGCCGGCCTGCCGAACGGCAGGTTCTTGATCGGCCGGGGGGCAAACGATGCCCGGAAGGCGTATGTCGGGCACGTCGTTCTCGCGCGCGCCGATGAGATCAAAGGGCTCGTGGTGGAGGACGCCGAGCGATCCGCGGGCAGGTGA
- a CDS encoding immunoglobulin domain-containing protein, which produces MYYSLAAGAKGLAYWWYLTDFEFNGLGAGTPGALALWKEIGLLGAEIKTAQPLLVTSHPVDWPLAASANVWARALAVGTDSMILLAVNDNYTNDGAGCHYNPVANATVTVTLPSWMQHPTAFEIAASGLSDVNLQTNGNQVVVGLGTLNVSRMIVLTRNASLRANLQQRYTQEVQPGVCSFAPEWCVNFPPSITQQPGAQFVPVGQNAAFSVAADGTSPLGYRWQKNLANLADGGHYSGCATAVLLVTAADSSDVASYRCVVTNAFGSVTSSPAALMLVTNNFVLGTLAAVPALSGDGTNEARAVTPDGRWVVGISGTRGFLHEVGTTNVFNVSAGGAQATLLSGVGHRRLNGQTEVVMSGTSSGWNANYMTTNGTAFGAKRRDTNVGTAPVGVLANGLAGTATDVFFSTWYDGNSKANQLYVGRFSGAWPSTPVWDKTAASDSLAQTHGISATGRAVGFRNTPRTHYILDWTGTGTPTAWSFNGLNGSTAGEAFAVSADGTILFGQSPVSGGRPGSWAYKAVVTSASPGVLQRVQELPNFPETVGTAGSAAAPYGCTADGRFAVGMSYRGIEKAVLWDTQDAQATNWAVVDLTDLALTKGAMGVFSRLTRAYSVGTNAAGGLVVAGVGLDTNNPANPRAFVATLAPSSVATPPRPQVTISAPYPAEYMFSFPTVPDANVFYYLEYVTNLALTTVWTPITSCRGNGTITNLFDLNPSSQQRFYRIRVQ; this is translated from the coding sequence GTGTATTACTCCTTGGCGGCCGGCGCCAAGGGCCTGGCGTATTGGTGGTATCTGACCGACTTCGAGTTCAATGGCCTCGGCGCGGGGACACCGGGAGCCTTGGCGCTATGGAAGGAGATTGGCCTGCTGGGCGCCGAGATCAAGACCGCCCAGCCACTGCTGGTCACCAGCCATCCGGTGGACTGGCCGCTGGCCGCCAGCGCCAATGTCTGGGCGCGGGCGCTCGCGGTCGGAACGGATTCCATGATCCTGTTGGCGGTGAACGACAACTACACGAATGACGGTGCGGGCTGCCATTACAACCCAGTCGCCAATGCCACGGTGACCGTCACCCTGCCCTCCTGGATGCAGCATCCGACCGCGTTCGAGATTGCCGCCAGCGGTTTGAGCGATGTGAATCTGCAGACCAACGGCAACCAGGTAGTGGTCGGGTTGGGCACGCTGAACGTCTCGCGGATGATCGTGCTGACGCGGAATGCGTCGCTGCGGGCAAATTTGCAGCAGCGCTATACCCAGGAGGTCCAGCCGGGGGTCTGCAGCTTTGCTCCGGAATGGTGCGTGAACTTCCCGCCCAGCATCACCCAGCAGCCGGGGGCGCAGTTTGTGCCGGTGGGCCAGAACGCGGCTTTCAGCGTCGCGGCGGACGGAACAAGCCCGCTAGGCTATCGGTGGCAAAAGAACCTGGCCAACCTGGCCGACGGCGGACACTACTCAGGGTGCGCGACGGCGGTGCTGCTCGTGACCGCGGCCGACAGCAGCGATGTGGCCAGCTACCGTTGCGTGGTGACCAACGCTTTTGGAAGCGTCACCAGCAGTCCGGCCGCCCTGATGCTGGTCACCAACAACTTCGTCCTCGGAACGCTCGCGGCCGTGCCCGCCTTGAGCGGCGACGGCACAAACGAGGCGCGCGCGGTAACCCCCGATGGCCGATGGGTTGTCGGGATCTCCGGCACGCGCGGGTTCCTCCATGAAGTCGGTACGACGAACGTGTTCAACGTCAGTGCCGGCGGGGCCCAAGCCACCCTGCTGTCGGGGGTGGGTCACCGCCGCTTGAACGGCCAAACGGAAGTGGTGATGTCCGGCACTTCCTCCGGCTGGAATGCCAATTACATGACAACCAATGGCACGGCCTTTGGCGCCAAGCGCCGGGACACCAACGTGGGCACAGCTCCCGTGGGCGTCCTGGCAAACGGACTGGCCGGGACAGCAACGGATGTATTCTTCTCGACGTGGTATGACGGTAACAGCAAGGCCAACCAGCTCTACGTTGGCAGGTTCTCCGGCGCGTGGCCCTCGACGCCGGTCTGGGACAAGACAGCGGCCAGCGACAGCCTGGCTCAAACGCATGGCATTTCTGCCACCGGGCGAGCGGTGGGCTTCCGCAACACTCCCCGGACACATTACATCCTGGATTGGACCGGAACCGGCACGCCGACGGCCTGGTCCTTCAACGGTTTGAATGGCAGCACCGCGGGCGAGGCCTTTGCGGTCAGCGCCGACGGCACCATTCTCTTCGGCCAGTCACCCGTCAGCGGCGGCCGGCCGGGAAGCTGGGCTTACAAAGCCGTCGTGACCAGCGCCAGCCCCGGCGTGCTGCAGAGGGTGCAGGAGTTGCCCAACTTCCCTGAAACCGTGGGAACCGCCGGCAGCGCCGCGGCGCCTTACGGCTGCACGGCGGACGGAAGGTTCGCGGTGGGAATGAGCTACCGGGGGATCGAAAAGGCAGTGCTGTGGGATACGCAAGATGCCCAGGCAACCAACTGGGCGGTTGTTGACCTGACAGACTTGGCGCTGACCAAGGGAGCTATGGGTGTATTCAGCCGGTTGACCCGGGCGTATAGCGTCGGCACCAACGCGGCTGGCGGGTTGGTGGTTGCCGGCGTCGGCCTGGACACCAATAACCCCGCGAACCCGCGAGCGTTTGTGGCCACCCTCGCGCCGTCCAGTGTCGCAACTCCGCCCCGGCCCCAGGTGACGATCTCGGCCCCCTATCCGGCCGAATACATGTTCAGTTTCCCGACGGTCCCTGATGCCAACGTTTTCTATTATCTCGAGTACGTGACTAATCTCGCGTTGACCACGGTCTGGACGCCAATTACCTCCTGCCGGGGAAATGGCACAATCACTAACCTCTTTGACTTGAATCCGTCGAGCCAACAGCGGTTCTACCGCATCCGGGTTCAATGA
- a CDS encoding prepilin-type N-terminal cleavage/methylation domain-containing protein produces the protein MSLLDGQSGSVTLKVGRNIMTRQLSHSASRSRPPGREAFTLIELLVAIAIIAVLAALLLPALARGKEKAKVARAHAELYGVGLALEMYSEDNQGRLPPVRINCNSDLVTHWCEFPVELAEQRYLGRSDKPGMAANMEDVFNREHTYKYAAPGPQLLNGSPSGNYQLWVPNDSPACASTNGQYYSTQKDSPVRWVIWSLGPQPNSAKTLDSRAPMASRSWYRRAGQGGVIARFATRNGLQIKSP, from the coding sequence ATGAGCCTGCTTGACGGTCAGAGCGGGAGTGTTACGCTTAAAGTTGGCCGTAATATCATGACCAGGCAATTGTCGCATTCAGCCAGCCGCTCGCGCCCTCCGGGCCGTGAGGCGTTTACGCTGATTGAGCTGCTGGTGGCGATCGCCATTATCGCGGTGCTGGCGGCCCTGCTGCTCCCGGCGCTGGCCCGAGGCAAAGAGAAGGCCAAGGTGGCGCGGGCACATGCGGAACTGTATGGCGTGGGCCTGGCGCTGGAGATGTATTCCGAGGACAACCAGGGCCGGTTGCCGCCGGTCCGGATCAACTGCAACAGCGACCTCGTGACCCATTGGTGCGAGTTTCCGGTGGAGCTGGCTGAACAACGTTACCTGGGGAGAAGCGACAAGCCGGGGATGGCCGCCAACATGGAAGATGTGTTCAACCGGGAGCACACCTACAAATACGCCGCCCCGGGGCCGCAACTGCTCAACGGCAGTCCGTCCGGCAATTACCAGCTTTGGGTGCCGAACGACTCTCCCGCCTGCGCCAGCACGAATGGCCAGTATTACTCGACCCAGAAGGACTCGCCAGTGCGCTGGGTGATCTGGAGTTTGGGACCGCAGCCCAACAGCGCGAAGACGCTGGATTCACGGGCGCCGATGGCCAGCCGGAGCTGGTATCGCCGCGCGGGACAAGGCGGCGTTATCGCGCGCTTCGCCACGCGCAACGGTTTGCAGATCAAGAGCCCCTGA
- a CDS encoding nucleoside hydrolase gives MTWRLTTTGTPRRAAGLALAMLLLLAAAPAPAHSGPGVIVDTDMAADDARALALLLNCPYLNVLAIVTSDGVSPPDAGATNVCRMLGFLRVEGVAVGVGRALGTPAPAFRANATGLDWDQLGEPAAPAGRMLSATNLIRLALRSSPERVVYICLGPLTNLGDALAGAPELAEAISAVLWFGTAPGGSEPDWNAKRDEAAWRQIAGTGLRVEVMQWPKSATAPVVDDALLDEVGALDSPAAELITLLHSTGRGAELVRAGHLRLWDDLAALRFLDSTVGKLSPAASQPGWWELTAVDAAAVRRAFLAKLRLFPERATVVMAEFPTEPQRLLPDVRELGTRIIQQHGLEEWKAAVLTSELHRHLGTYSIVGAKMGLRARERLNAALDELHVESHAGLKPPLSCVNDGLQVATGASLGRGTITVVTNGPGACEAVFKQGDACLQVRLKPELAKKIAADMAELEKRHGGLTPEYFEAVRGVSLKHWLDFDRTTMFEETMERRPVTP, from the coding sequence ATGACCTGGAGATTGACCACAACCGGGACCCCGAGGAGAGCCGCCGGACTCGCGCTGGCGATGCTGTTGTTGCTGGCTGCCGCGCCCGCCCCCGCGCACAGCGGCCCGGGGGTGATTGTGGACACGGACATGGCGGCGGACGACGCCCGGGCGCTGGCGCTGCTGCTGAATTGCCCGTACCTGAATGTGCTGGCAATCGTCACCAGCGACGGAGTGAGCCCGCCGGATGCAGGAGCGACCAACGTCTGCCGAATGTTGGGGTTTCTACGGGTGGAGGGGGTGGCAGTGGGGGTCGGGCGGGCGCTGGGAACGCCGGCACCGGCTTTCCGCGCCAACGCCACCGGGTTGGATTGGGATCAACTCGGCGAGCCGGCGGCACCGGCGGGCCGCATGTTGAGCGCAACGAACCTGATCCGATTAGCGCTGCGAAGCAGTCCCGAGCGCGTGGTTTATATATGCCTCGGCCCGCTGACCAACCTCGGGGATGCGCTGGCGGGCGCGCCGGAATTGGCGGAAGCGATCAGCGCGGTGCTGTGGTTCGGCACGGCGCCGGGCGGGAGCGAACCCGACTGGAATGCGAAGCGTGACGAGGCCGCGTGGCGGCAGATCGCCGGCACAGGGTTGCGGGTGGAGGTGATGCAGTGGCCGAAGTCGGCGACCGCACCGGTGGTTGATGACGCGTTGCTGGACGAGGTGGGAGCGCTGGATTCGCCGGCAGCCGAACTGATCACGCTCCTGCACAGCACCGGGCGCGGGGCGGAGCTCGTCCGCGCCGGGCACCTGCGTCTCTGGGACGACCTGGCCGCGCTGCGGTTTTTGGATTCGACGGTGGGCAAACTTTCACCCGCGGCGAGCCAGCCGGGCTGGTGGGAGCTGACGGCGGTGGATGCGGCCGCGGTTCGCCGCGCGTTCCTGGCCAAGCTGCGCCTGTTTCCTGAACGGGCCACGGTGGTGATGGCGGAGTTTCCGACCGAGCCGCAGCGGCTGCTGCCGGATGTGAGGGAGTTGGGAACCCGGATCATCCAGCAGCATGGGTTGGAGGAATGGAAGGCGGCGGTGCTGACGAGTGAGCTGCACCGGCACCTGGGCACCTACTCGATCGTGGGGGCCAAGATGGGTCTGCGGGCGCGCGAACGGCTCAACGCGGCGCTGGACGAGCTCCACGTCGAGAGCCACGCCGGCTTGAAGCCACCGCTAAGCTGTGTGAACGACGGCCTGCAGGTGGCGACGGGCGCAAGCCTGGGACGCGGCACCATCACGGTGGTCACAAACGGGCCGGGGGCCTGCGAGGCGGTGTTCAAGCAGGGCGACGCGTGCCTGCAGGTGCGGCTGAAGCCGGAGTTGGCGAAGAAGATAGCCGCGGACATGGCCGAGCTGGAGAAGAGGCACGGGGGGCTGACGCCGGAGTATTTTGAGGCGGTGCGCGGAGTATCGCTGAAGCACTGGCTGGATTTTGACCGGACAACGATGTTTGAAGAGACGATGGAGCGCAGGCCGGTGACGCCGTGA
- a CDS encoding ZIP family metal transporter, with protein sequence MLVASLAGGWLLLAMRLTHARLQTAVSFVSGLMLGMALLHFIPHAYHQNHSLDQTMKLALGGFLAMFFLQRFFPHHHHDVSEGAAEHGHSGGEHAHCHETSAEPVVAAHTLAEQASSQLSWTATTIGMAFHSVLGGVALAAAVGAEAGGHGGLVGLGTALVIILHKPFDAMTVSTLMAASGCSRASRHVLNWLFALATPLGAFLFYAGASHFFGSNPAFLGGALAFCAGTFLCIACADLLPELQFHSHDRLKLSLALVAGLAVALFIGLLESSGHDHHHEVPSSEQVL encoded by the coding sequence GTGCTGGTGGCCTCGCTGGCGGGTGGCTGGCTGTTGCTGGCGATGCGGCTAACCCATGCGCGGCTGCAAACGGCGGTGAGCTTTGTCTCCGGGCTGATGCTTGGCATGGCGCTGCTGCATTTCATCCCGCACGCCTATCATCAAAACCACTCGTTGGATCAGACCATGAAGCTGGCCCTGGGCGGCTTCCTGGCGATGTTCTTCCTGCAGCGATTCTTCCCCCACCATCACCATGACGTATCGGAAGGGGCGGCCGAACACGGACACTCCGGTGGTGAGCACGCGCACTGCCACGAAACCAGCGCTGAGCCGGTCGTAGCCGCCCACACACTGGCTGAACAAGCATCCAGCCAACTTTCGTGGACGGCGACTACGATCGGCATGGCGTTTCATTCGGTGTTGGGCGGTGTGGCGCTGGCCGCGGCGGTTGGAGCCGAGGCCGGCGGGCATGGTGGATTGGTCGGATTGGGCACCGCGCTGGTGATTATTCTGCACAAGCCGTTCGACGCGATGACAGTCTCGACACTGATGGCCGCCAGCGGTTGCTCGCGCGCGTCGCGCCACGTGCTCAACTGGCTGTTTGCCCTGGCGACTCCTTTGGGCGCGTTCTTGTTCTACGCGGGTGCGAGTCATTTCTTCGGTTCAAACCCGGCATTTCTGGGCGGCGCCCTGGCTTTTTGTGCCGGCACGTTCCTGTGCATTGCCTGTGCCGATCTTTTGCCGGAGCTGCAATTCCACTCACACGACCGGCTGAAGCTGTCGCTGGCGCTGGTCGCCGGCCTTGCGGTGGCGTTATTTATCGGCCTGCTTGAATCGTCCGGCCACGACCACCATCACGAGGTGCCGTCTTCGGAACAGGTTCTGTGA
- the thiC gene encoding phosphomethylpyrimidine synthase ThiC: MIASKSSIEPQSVEPLPNSERVYVPGKTHPEVRVPFRQVKLSPTRAANGRAEANPPVQVYDCSGPWGDPEFSGTVEQGLPPLRRQWILARGDVQAVASSYKPVPGHSDATVPSTLKRQPLRAKAGQAVTQMHYARQGIITPEMEFIAIRENLGRAPHATRNTHHATLPSFITPEFVRSEVARGRAIIPANINHPECEPMIIGRNFLVKINANIGNSAVASSIEEEVEKMRWAAKWGADTVMDLSTGKNIHETREWIIRNSPVPIGTVPIYQALEKVDGKAEELTWEVYRDTLIEQCEQGVDYFTVHAGVLLRYVPLTANRVTGIVSRGGSIMAKWCLAHHQESFLYTHFREICEIMRAYDVAFSLGDGLRPGSIADANDEAQFAELRTQGELTKIAWEMDCQVMNEGPGHIPMHLIKENMDKQLEWCDEAPFYTLGPLTTDIAPGYDHITSAIGAAMIGWYGCAMLCYVTPKEHLGLPNKKDVKDGVIAYKIAAHAADLAKGHPSARERDDALSKARFEFRWEDQFNLGFDPLTAREFHDETLPQEGSKLAHFCSMCGPHFCAMKITEDVRRYAVEQGVTEQDALKKGMEEKAKEFIKGGAELYSKP; this comes from the coding sequence ATGATCGCAAGCAAGAGTTCCATCGAACCGCAGAGCGTCGAGCCGCTGCCTAACTCCGAGCGCGTGTATGTGCCGGGTAAGACGCACCCAGAGGTCCGGGTGCCGTTCCGCCAGGTCAAGCTGAGCCCGACGCGCGCCGCCAATGGCCGGGCCGAGGCCAACCCACCCGTTCAGGTCTATGACTGCTCGGGCCCGTGGGGAGACCCCGAATTCAGCGGCACGGTCGAACAGGGCCTGCCGCCCTTGCGCCGACAGTGGATCCTGGCGCGCGGCGATGTCCAAGCAGTGGCATCCTCCTACAAGCCGGTCCCCGGCCACAGCGACGCGACCGTCCCGAGCACGCTCAAGCGCCAGCCCTTGCGCGCGAAAGCCGGCCAGGCGGTCACCCAGATGCATTACGCCCGCCAGGGCATCATCACGCCCGAGATGGAGTTCATCGCCATCCGCGAGAACCTCGGCCGCGCGCCACACGCCACACGCAACACGCACCACGCAACACTCCCTTCCTTCATCACCCCCGAATTCGTCCGTTCGGAAGTGGCGCGCGGCCGCGCCATCATCCCCGCCAACATCAACCACCCGGAATGCGAGCCGATGATTATCGGGCGCAACTTCCTGGTGAAAATCAATGCCAACATCGGCAACAGCGCCGTCGCCTCCAGCATCGAGGAGGAAGTCGAGAAGATGCGGTGGGCGGCCAAGTGGGGGGCGGACACCGTCATGGACCTCTCCACCGGCAAGAACATCCATGAAACCCGCGAGTGGATCATCCGCAACTCACCCGTACCCATCGGCACGGTGCCGATCTACCAAGCCCTCGAGAAGGTGGACGGCAAAGCCGAAGAGCTGACCTGGGAGGTGTATCGCGACACGCTCATCGAGCAGTGCGAGCAGGGAGTGGACTACTTCACTGTCCATGCCGGCGTGCTGCTCCGCTACGTCCCCCTCACGGCCAATCGCGTCACTGGCATCGTCTCGCGCGGCGGCTCGATCATGGCCAAATGGTGCCTCGCCCATCACCAGGAGAGCTTCCTCTACACCCACTTCCGCGAAATCTGCGAGATCATGCGCGCCTACGACGTCGCCTTCAGCCTCGGCGACGGCTTACGCCCCGGCTCGATTGCCGACGCCAATGATGAAGCCCAGTTCGCCGAACTGCGCACCCAGGGCGAGCTGACGAAGATCGCATGGGAGATGGATTGCCAGGTCATGAACGAAGGCCCCGGCCACATCCCCATGCACCTGATCAAGGAGAACATGGACAAGCAGCTTGAGTGGTGCGACGAAGCGCCCTTCTACACGCTTGGCCCGCTGACCACCGATATCGCGCCGGGCTACGACCACATCACCAGCGCCATCGGCGCGGCGATGATCGGCTGGTATGGTTGCGCGATGCTTTGTTACGTTACGCCCAAGGAACACCTTGGCCTTCCCAACAAGAAGGACGTCAAGGACGGCGTCATCGCCTACAAAATCGCTGCGCATGCGGCGGACCTGGCGAAGGGCCACCCCTCCGCCCGCGAACGTGACGACGCCCTCAGCAAGGCCCGCTTCGAGTTTCGCTGGGAAGACCAGTTCAACCTCGGCTTCGACCCGCTGACCGCGCGCGAGTTCCACGACGAGACCCTGCCGCAGGAAGGCTCCAAGCTCGCTCACTTCTGCTCCATGTGCGGCCCGCATTTCTGCGCGATGAAGATAACCGAAGATGTCCGCCGGTACGCCGTCGAACAAGGCGTGACTGAACAGGACGCCCTCAAGAAGGGGATGGAGGAGAAAGCAAAGGAGTTTATCAAAGGCGGAGCCGAGCTTTACAGCAAACCCTAG
- the kdpF gene encoding K(+)-transporting ATPase subunit F, with amino-acid sequence MENLVVGVIALLLFVYLLVAMLRPEKF; translated from the coding sequence ATGGAGAACCTTGTCGTAGGCGTCATCGCTCTGCTGCTGTTTGTTTACCTGCTGGTGGCCATGCTCCGGCCGGAGAAGTTCTGA